The Impatiens glandulifera chromosome 8, dImpGla2.1, whole genome shotgun sequence genome includes a window with the following:
- the LOC124911665 gene encoding uncharacterized protein LOC124911665: MAATGASGDGFIRGFFDGCISDPDSGINRRPYHKNCTCALHKSRTQCSHTSTTGCNNVSYPIRRTWSEGSFTRLIASAATYVSPGSSPALATATATATNSPVSKAAAKAYLFPYNEE; encoded by the coding sequence ATGGCTGCTACAGGGGCTTCCGGCGACGGATTCATCCGTGGGTTCTTCGATGGATGCATCTCCGATCCCGATTCCGGTATTAATCGCCGTCCCTACCACAAGAATTGCACCTGCGCTCTTCACAAATCGCGAACCCAATGTTCTCATACTAGTACCACCGGTTGCAATAACGTCTCCTATCCGATTCGCCGGACTTGGAGCGAAGGTTCATTCACGAGATTGATTGCTTCGGCGGCTACGTATGTTTCTCCTGGATCATCTCCGGCAttggcgacggcgacggcgACGGCGACGAACAGTCCTGTCTCTAAAGCCGCTGCAAAGGCGTATCTATTTCCTTATAATGAAGAATAG
- the LOC124911666 gene encoding F-box/kelch-repeat protein At3g06240-like gives MADISLFPGDLFSNILSRLPIKYVLRSRSVCKKWNSMLRSPDFFSFYYKHQSSIQERLAKDGISSFIVLEYVKNASEYDPAHVLLSFLTLKKMGNELITTTVDKVEKFDILTSPSLESLSTRDRIHGDHVCFANVYDGIICLGTYVGVVLYNPYTRESQRLPFPVGSTPYLDNVDHIILGMWFESNQQQPGTINHYKVFGLVNLNHGFGCNTYVIEKYDSAEGSWSEIKTIRNRPKQYFREKCLLFNGIFYVYVEGDSVVTLDARLEKFGLLPLPSEFTFRDFKHLCLDDLFVLGRSLALIAENRDSDRDFCQDIWIMTEYGVKESWTRAIHFSRRWFQFF, from the coding sequence ATGGCAGACATTTCTTTATTTCCTGGAGATTTGTTTAGCAATATCCTATCGAGGTTGCCAATCAAATATGTTCTGCGATCGAGATCAGTCTGCAAGAAATGGAACTCTATGCTACGAAGTCctgatttcttttctttctattATAAACACCAGTCATCTATACAAGAGAGATTAGCAAAGGATGGTATTTCCTCTTTCATTGTCCTTGAATACGTCAAAAATGCTTCAGAGTATGACCCTGCTCATGTCTTACTATCGTTTCTTACCCTAAAGAAAATGGGCAATGAGCTAATCACAACAACAGTTGACAAAGTGGAAAAATTTGACATCCTCACTTCACCATCATTGGAGTCGTTATCCACCCGGGATCGAATTCACGGTGATCATGTTTGCTTCGCAAATGTTTATGATGGCATTATATGTCTGGGAACTTATGTTGGTGTCGTTTTGTATAACCCTTACACTAGAGAATCTCAAAGGTTACCTTTTCCAGTAGGATCTACTCCATACCTAGATAATGTTGATCATATTATTTTGGGTATGTGGTTCGAGTCCAATCAGCAGCAGCCAGGAACCATAAATCATTACAAAGTTTTCGGACTTGTTAATCTAAATCATGGTTTTGGATGCAATACTTATGTGATTGAGAAATATGATTCTGCTGAGGGTAGTTGGAGTGAAATCAAGACAATTCGCAACAGGCCAAAACAATACTTTCGTGAAAAGTGCTTGTTATTCAATGGAATTTTTTACGTGTATGTTGAGGGCGATTCTGTGGTCACATTGGATGCAAGATTAGAAAAGTTTGGACTCCTTCCACTTCCTTCAGAATTTACATTTCGGGACTTTAAACATTTGTGTTTAGATGACCTATTTGTTCTTGGGAGATCTCTAGCCTTGATTGCAGAAAATCGTGATAGTGATAGAGACTTTTGTCAGGATATATGGATAATGACTGAATATGGTGTCAAGGAGTCGTGGACAAGAGCAATACACTTTTCTCGAAGAtggtttcaatttttttga
- the LOC124911667 gene encoding 60S ribosomal protein L23-like, which translates to MSKRGLPVAATVNCADNTGAKNLYIISVKGIKGRFNRLSSACVGDMVMATVKKGKPDLRKKVMPAVIVRQHNAGVIVNPKGEMKGSAITGPIGRNVLIYDPELQVLPMLLSGKIGRLFCF; encoded by the exons ATGTCGAAGCGAG GTCTTCCTGTGGCGGCTACGGTCAACTGTGCCGACAATACCGGCGCGAAGAATCTCTACATCATATCAGTGAAGGGGATTAAGGGTCGTTTTAATCGATTGTCGTCTGCTTGTGTGGGAGATATGGTTATGGCGACGGTGAAGAAAGGGAAACCTGATTTGAGAAAGAAGGTCATGCCTGCTGTCATTGTTAGACAAC ATAATGCTGGTGTGATAGTGAATCCTAAGGGAGAAATGAAAG GTTCTGCCATTACTGGTCCAATTGGAAGGAATGTGCTGATTTATGACCCAGAATTGCAAGTGCTGCCAATGCTATTGTCTGGTAAAATCGGGAGACTCTTTTgcttttaa
- the LOC124911790 gene encoding adenylate kinase 5, chloroplastic isoform X2, with amino-acid sequence MLQFHSTVAPKRANLSSISPPYAVSCLSSSSSSSQSSSSLSFALSPSLHHLSLSRVSKSPLSSPKQKRINVINGQTQPLKVMISGAPASGKGTQCEMIVKKFGLVHISTGDLLRAEVSAGTDIGNKAKEYMNAGRLVPDEIVNAMVTTRLSLKDVKEKGWLLDGYPRSFVQAQSLETLNVKPDIYIVLNVPDEILIDRCVGRRLDPLTGKIYHIKNFLPENEEIKERLITRADDTEEKVKSRLEIYKQNAESILATYKDIMKKVDGNRSKEVVFNEVDSLLSQFLKEKAIASEKQLKKSLPRQDNWRGIPTRLNNIPHTREIREYFYADVLQATQRAISAGKTRLRVDITIPELNPEMDVYRIGTLMELIRVIALSYADDGKRVKVCVQGSMGEGALVGMPLQLAGTRKILEFMDWGDYGAIGNFINIGSIGANDVGEEDDIFILVAPQNAMGNCIIDDLRAMTDSAGSRPVILINPRLKDLPGSSGVMQTMGRDKRLEYAASFENCYHFRLLYYAGTQYPIMGALRMAYPNEYQLYKRVDEEEEAAGKEKYILLSTFEQRPDVNEINDAFDGKKRNRDKDASGFWAFFNSVFG; translated from the exons ATGCTGCAGTTTCACTCCACTGTCGCACCAAAACGTGCCAATCTCTCATCCATTTCACCCCCATATGCTGTTTCTTgtctatcatcatcatcatcatcatctcaatcCTCCTCCTCGCTCTCATTCGCATTGTCTCCTTCCCTGCATCACCTTTCTCTATCTCGTGTTTCCAAATCCCCACTATCTTCCCCTAAACAGAAG AGGATAAATGTGATTAATGGACAAACTCAGCCACTAAAGGTCATGATATCTGGCGCACCTGCTTCAGGGAAAGGAACTCAATGTGAAATGATAGTCaagaag TTTGGGCTGGTGCATATATCAACTGGAGATCTTTTGAGAGCTGAAGTTTCAGCTGGGACGGATATTGGGAATAAAGCAAAAGAATACATGAATGCAGGGCGTTTGGTTCCTGATGAGATCGTGAATGCT ATGGTGACAACACGGCTATCTCTAAAAGATGTTAAAGAGAAAGGGTGGCTTCTAGATGGGTACCCAAGGAGTTTTGTGCAAGCGCAAAGTCTTGAAACCCTCAATGTCAAACCAGATATTTATATTGTGTTGAAT GTTCCTGATGAAATTCTGATTGACAGATGCGTTGGCAGAAGGCTTGATCCGTTAACTGGAAAGATTTATCACATAAAGAATTTCCTCCCCGAGAATGAGGAAATCAAAGAAAGGCTTATAACTCGTGCAGACGACACTGAGGAGAAA gtgAAATCGCGTTTAGAAATCTATAAGCAAAATGCTGAATCAATACTAGCGACGTACAAGGACATTATGAAAAAGGTTGATGGAAACCGATCAAAGGAAGTTGTTTTCAATGAGGTAGACTCTTTGCTGTCTCAATTCTTGAAAGAAAAAGCCATTGCGAGTGAGAAGCAGCTAAAGAAGTCGTTACCAAGACAG GATAATTGGAGAGGTATCCCAACTAGACTCAACAATATACCACATACAAGAGAAATAAGGGAATATTTCTATGCTGATGTTCTTCAAGCCACACAAAGGGCAATAAGTGCTGGAAAAACACGATTAAGG GTGGATATCACCATTCCTGAGCTGAACCCAGAAATG GATGTATATAGGATAGGTACTCTGATGGAACTTATTCGAGTTATAGCTCTATCATATGCTGATGATGGAAAGCGTGTCAAG GTCTGCGTTCAAGGGTCAATGGGAGAAGGAGCACTTGTAGGGATGCCATTACAGCTTGCAGGAACAAGAAAAATATTGGAATTTATGGATTGGGGTGATTATGGAGCCATTGGAAATTTTATCAATATAGGTTCCATAGGTGCGAATGATGTTGGTGAGGAAgatgatatttttattcttgTCGCCCCACAAAATGCCATGGGAAATTGCATTATTGAT GATCTAAGAGCCATGACTGATTCTGCTGGTAGTCGTCCTGTTATTCTTATAAATCCTAGGCTAAAG GATTTACCAGGTTCGAGCGGGGTCATGCAGACAATGGGCAGAGACAAGAGACTGGAGTATGCAGCGTCTTTTGAAAACTGTTATCATTTTCGATTACTTTATTATGCAGGTACACAGTATCCTATCATGGGTGCCCTCAG AATGGCATATCCAAATGAATACCAATTATACAAAAGAGTAGACGAGGAAGAAGAAGCAGCAGGAAAGGAGAAGTACATCCTCTTGTCAACATTCGAACAACGACCCGAtgttaatgaaataaatgatgcGTTTGATGGAAAGAAACG AAATCGTGATAAGGATGCGTCTGGATTTTG GGCATTCTTCAACAGTGTTTTTGGATGA
- the LOC124911790 gene encoding adenylate kinase 5, chloroplastic isoform X1, whose protein sequence is MLQFHSTVAPKRANLSSISPPYAVSCLSSSSSSSQSSSSLSFALSPSLHHLSLSRVSKSPLSSPKQKKRINVINGQTQPLKVMISGAPASGKGTQCEMIVKKFGLVHISTGDLLRAEVSAGTDIGNKAKEYMNAGRLVPDEIVNAMVTTRLSLKDVKEKGWLLDGYPRSFVQAQSLETLNVKPDIYIVLNVPDEILIDRCVGRRLDPLTGKIYHIKNFLPENEEIKERLITRADDTEEKVKSRLEIYKQNAESILATYKDIMKKVDGNRSKEVVFNEVDSLLSQFLKEKAIASEKQLKKSLPRQDNWRGIPTRLNNIPHTREIREYFYADVLQATQRAISAGKTRLRVDITIPELNPEMDVYRIGTLMELIRVIALSYADDGKRVKVCVQGSMGEGALVGMPLQLAGTRKILEFMDWGDYGAIGNFINIGSIGANDVGEEDDIFILVAPQNAMGNCIIDDLRAMTDSAGSRPVILINPRLKDLPGSSGVMQTMGRDKRLEYAASFENCYHFRLLYYAGTQYPIMGALRMAYPNEYQLYKRVDEEEEAAGKEKYILLSTFEQRPDVNEINDAFDGKKRNRDKDASGFWAFFNSVFG, encoded by the exons ATGCTGCAGTTTCACTCCACTGTCGCACCAAAACGTGCCAATCTCTCATCCATTTCACCCCCATATGCTGTTTCTTgtctatcatcatcatcatcatcatctcaatcCTCCTCCTCGCTCTCATTCGCATTGTCTCCTTCCCTGCATCACCTTTCTCTATCTCGTGTTTCCAAATCCCCACTATCTTCCCCTAAACAGAAG AAGAGGATAAATGTGATTAATGGACAAACTCAGCCACTAAAGGTCATGATATCTGGCGCACCTGCTTCAGGGAAAGGAACTCAATGTGAAATGATAGTCaagaag TTTGGGCTGGTGCATATATCAACTGGAGATCTTTTGAGAGCTGAAGTTTCAGCTGGGACGGATATTGGGAATAAAGCAAAAGAATACATGAATGCAGGGCGTTTGGTTCCTGATGAGATCGTGAATGCT ATGGTGACAACACGGCTATCTCTAAAAGATGTTAAAGAGAAAGGGTGGCTTCTAGATGGGTACCCAAGGAGTTTTGTGCAAGCGCAAAGTCTTGAAACCCTCAATGTCAAACCAGATATTTATATTGTGTTGAAT GTTCCTGATGAAATTCTGATTGACAGATGCGTTGGCAGAAGGCTTGATCCGTTAACTGGAAAGATTTATCACATAAAGAATTTCCTCCCCGAGAATGAGGAAATCAAAGAAAGGCTTATAACTCGTGCAGACGACACTGAGGAGAAA gtgAAATCGCGTTTAGAAATCTATAAGCAAAATGCTGAATCAATACTAGCGACGTACAAGGACATTATGAAAAAGGTTGATGGAAACCGATCAAAGGAAGTTGTTTTCAATGAGGTAGACTCTTTGCTGTCTCAATTCTTGAAAGAAAAAGCCATTGCGAGTGAGAAGCAGCTAAAGAAGTCGTTACCAAGACAG GATAATTGGAGAGGTATCCCAACTAGACTCAACAATATACCACATACAAGAGAAATAAGGGAATATTTCTATGCTGATGTTCTTCAAGCCACACAAAGGGCAATAAGTGCTGGAAAAACACGATTAAGG GTGGATATCACCATTCCTGAGCTGAACCCAGAAATG GATGTATATAGGATAGGTACTCTGATGGAACTTATTCGAGTTATAGCTCTATCATATGCTGATGATGGAAAGCGTGTCAAG GTCTGCGTTCAAGGGTCAATGGGAGAAGGAGCACTTGTAGGGATGCCATTACAGCTTGCAGGAACAAGAAAAATATTGGAATTTATGGATTGGGGTGATTATGGAGCCATTGGAAATTTTATCAATATAGGTTCCATAGGTGCGAATGATGTTGGTGAGGAAgatgatatttttattcttgTCGCCCCACAAAATGCCATGGGAAATTGCATTATTGAT GATCTAAGAGCCATGACTGATTCTGCTGGTAGTCGTCCTGTTATTCTTATAAATCCTAGGCTAAAG GATTTACCAGGTTCGAGCGGGGTCATGCAGACAATGGGCAGAGACAAGAGACTGGAGTATGCAGCGTCTTTTGAAAACTGTTATCATTTTCGATTACTTTATTATGCAGGTACACAGTATCCTATCATGGGTGCCCTCAG AATGGCATATCCAAATGAATACCAATTATACAAAAGAGTAGACGAGGAAGAAGAAGCAGCAGGAAAGGAGAAGTACATCCTCTTGTCAACATTCGAACAACGACCCGAtgttaatgaaataaatgatgcGTTTGATGGAAAGAAACG AAATCGTGATAAGGATGCGTCTGGATTTTG GGCATTCTTCAACAGTGTTTTTGGATGA
- the LOC124911370 gene encoding alpha/beta hydrolase domain-containing protein 17C-like — translation MGNVTSNVAAKFAFFPPDPPTYDVYPDNEGKLIFSGLPPDKNADVHMVETKAGNKVVATFWKHPFARFTILYSHGNAADLGQMQELFIELRAHLRVNIMSYDYSGYGASSGKPSEMNTYYDIEAVYECLKNSYGIKQEDLILYGQSVGSGPTLHLASRMEKLRGVVLHSAILSGIRVISNVRVTFWFDIFKNIDKIRNVSCHVLVIHGTNDDIVDWSHGKRLWELSKEKYDPLWVKGGGHCNLETYPEFIKHLRKFVNSMEKLSFTNESKPKLTPAAPSMPGFKHNKCLRFPKK, via the exons ATGGGAAATGTCACGTCTAACGTAGCGGCGAAATTTGCCTTCTTCCCGCCAGACCCACCTACGTACGATGTTTACCCAGACAACGAAGGGAAGCTTATCTTCTCTGGTTTACCACCTGATAAGAACGCCGACGTTCATATGGTTGAAACTAAAGCTGGTAATAAGGTTGTAGCCACGTTCTGGAAACACCCTTTTGCCAGGTTCACAATTTTGTACTCCCATGGCAACGCTGCAGATTTAGGGCAGATGCAGGAGCTTTTCATTGAGCTCAGAGCTCACCTTCGTGTCAACATCATGAG TTATGACTATTCGGGTTATGGAGCCTCTAGCGGTAAG CCATCGGAGATGAACACTTACTATGACATCGAGGCCGTGTATGAATGTCTGAAGAACAGTTATGGAATTAAACAGGAAGATCTGATTTTATATGGGCAATCTGTCGGAAGTGGACCGACTTTACATTTAGCATCTAGAATGGAAAAATTGAGAGGGGTTGTTCTTCATAGTGCCATTCTTTCTGGCATTCGAGTTATATCAAATGTTAGAGTCACATTCTGGTTTGATATCTTTAaa aATATAGACAAGATCCGAAATGTCAGCTGTCATGTACTAGTCATACAT GGAACGAACGATGATATTGTGGATTGGTCGCATGGGAAACGACTATGGGAACTTTCAAAGGAAAAGTATGATCCCTTATGGGTGAAGGGAGGAGGGCATTGCAATCTCGAAACATATCCAGAATTTATTAAACATCTTCGTAAGTTTGTAAACTCGATGGAGAAACTATCTTTTACTAACGAATCGAAACCGAAGCTTACCCCAGCTGCTCCTAGTATGCCTGGTTTCAAACACAACAAATGCTTGAGATTTCCGAAAAAATGA